The following coding sequences are from one bacterium window:
- a CDS encoding DUF1579 domain-containing protein — translation MRKRFALVWLDNMSTALCSATGTFDPDGKALSLCGKMDEPMTGEIGKPVK, via the coding sequence ATGCGCAAGCGATTCGCGCTGGTCTGGCTCGACAACATGAGCACCGCGCTGTGTTCGGCCACCGGCACCTTCGACCCCGACGGCAAGGCGCTCAGCCTCTGCGGCAAGATGGACGAGCCGATGACCGGCGAGATCGGCAAGCCCGTGAAGTAG
- a CDS encoding pyruvate, phosphate dikinase gives MQDTQDPADRLPLPLSDRAKELDCLFTIEDRLLDMDSSLADVFAVVLAEIPLGWRFPDVCRAQILFEDEVYRAADFEPTSWRLAAPLRILDRNFGTLEVYYLEPRSGPEGETFTARERRLLATIADRLAHYILHKRIDTLRERWEQSRREGRRSAWKGTLQMLRTSDPELYLRMARKMLNHLYGIGVEDARSMLLEARALADPEAVAGERNVAGQRGGADRGLLLSDRPFELAALHLGGEQILTLVQKWLVEDKAGFFINVLSSPRSSLNEIAEAVRRYRYLIADGTGLPLPVMRGLRVTLARRFLTEQLDFLKVAKDYIRISDMAEQIDRMILPADSQGKLGGKSAGLLLASRLLAECGSPERPVGEILVPKTWYIASDAVMDFIAHNDLEDVIEQKFKDVEQIRQEYPHLIQLFKDSPFPPEFVRGLSAALDEFGETPLIVRSSSLLEDRLGTAFSGKYKSLFLPNQGTKQERLAAALNAIAEVYASTFGPDPIAYRRDRGLLEFSEEMGILLQAVVGRRVGKYWLPAFAGVAFSNNEFRWSPRIKREDGIVRLVPGLGTRAVDRVGDDYPVLAVPGKPQLKANPAVDEQLRYAPRKVDLINLEANRFETVSIEQLVRELGDETPGLELVYSLYKGDRLQRIVPLLFDPSTQDAVPTFAGLLETTPFLTHVKNMLDILAEKLGTPIDMEFAHDGERFYLLQCRPQSHVAEDGPAPIPRDLPDGDRIFSARRYVSNGWMPDLTHIVYVDPAAYGELPDRESMIAVGRAVGRLNKLLPRRQFVLMGPGRWGSRGDIKLGVPVTYADICHSAMLVEIARRVGEYLPDLSFGTHFFQDLVESRIRYLPLYPDDAGIVFAEGFLLGAPNLLTALVPECAALTGVVRVIDVAAATEGRILRVHLNADLDEALGFLCPPGCGPKPEPEFAPPLLPHGDDHWQWRRRMAERLAASLDAGRFGVKGIYLYGSVKNGIARADSDIDLLVHVDARRPERDELDLWLAAWDQALTEMNRLRTGVERGGLLDARIVTDADIEAKRGYAGKIGALVDPALPLFVAKVSG, from the coding sequence ATGCAGGACACTCAGGACCCGGCGGACAGGCTGCCCCTGCCCCTCAGCGACCGGGCCAAGGAACTCGACTGTCTCTTCACGATCGAGGATCGGCTGCTGGACATGGACAGCAGCCTCGCCGACGTCTTCGCGGTGGTGCTGGCGGAAATCCCGCTCGGCTGGCGCTTCCCGGACGTCTGCCGCGCACAGATCCTCTTCGAGGACGAGGTCTACCGCGCCGCCGACTTCGAGCCGACATCCTGGCGCCTGGCCGCGCCCCTGCGCATCCTCGACCGCAACTTCGGCACCCTGGAGGTCTACTACCTCGAGCCGCGCAGCGGTCCCGAGGGCGAAACTTTCACGGCCCGCGAGCGGCGCCTGCTCGCCACGATCGCCGATCGCCTCGCGCACTACATCCTGCACAAGCGCATCGACACGCTGCGCGAGCGCTGGGAGCAGAGCCGCCGCGAAGGCCGGCGCAGCGCCTGGAAGGGCACGCTCCAGATGCTGCGCACCTCGGATCCCGAGCTCTACCTGCGCATGGCGCGCAAGATGCTGAACCACCTCTACGGCATCGGTGTCGAGGACGCACGGTCGATGCTGCTCGAGGCGCGTGCGCTGGCCGACCCGGAGGCGGTGGCGGGCGAACGCAACGTCGCCGGGCAGCGCGGGGGCGCCGATCGCGGCCTGCTGCTCAGCGACCGCCCCTTCGAGCTCGCCGCGCTGCACCTGGGCGGCGAGCAGATCCTGACCCTGGTCCAGAAGTGGCTGGTGGAGGACAAGGCGGGCTTCTTCATCAACGTTCTCTCGAGCCCGCGCAGCTCGCTCAACGAGATCGCCGAGGCCGTGCGCCGCTACCGCTATCTCATCGCCGACGGCACCGGCCTGCCGCTGCCCGTGATGCGCGGCCTGCGCGTGACGCTGGCGCGGCGCTTCCTCACCGAGCAGCTCGACTTCCTGAAGGTGGCCAAGGACTACATCCGGATCTCCGACATGGCCGAGCAGATCGATCGCATGATCCTGCCCGCGGACAGCCAGGGCAAGCTGGGCGGCAAGAGCGCGGGACTGCTGCTCGCGTCTCGTTTGCTGGCCGAGTGCGGGAGCCCCGAGCGGCCCGTCGGCGAGATCCTCGTGCCGAAGACCTGGTACATCGCTTCCGACGCCGTGATGGACTTCATCGCCCACAACGACCTCGAAGACGTCATCGAGCAGAAGTTCAAGGACGTCGAGCAGATCCGGCAGGAGTATCCGCACCTGATCCAGCTCTTCAAGGACAGCCCCTTCCCACCGGAGTTCGTGCGCGGGCTCAGCGCCGCACTCGATGAGTTCGGCGAGACGCCGCTCATCGTGCGCAGCTCGAGCCTGCTCGAGGACCGCCTCGGCACCGCCTTCAGCGGCAAGTACAAGAGCCTTTTCCTGCCCAACCAGGGCACGAAGCAAGAGCGGCTCGCCGCGGCGCTGAACGCGATCGCCGAAGTCTACGCCTCCACCTTCGGACCCGACCCCATCGCCTACCGCCGCGACCGCGGCCTGCTCGAGTTCAGCGAGGAGATGGGCATCCTCCTGCAGGCCGTGGTGGGCCGGCGGGTGGGCAAGTACTGGCTGCCGGCCTTCGCGGGCGTGGCCTTCAGCAACAACGAGTTCCGCTGGTCGCCGCGCATCAAGCGCGAGGACGGCATCGTGCGCCTGGTGCCGGGCCTGGGCACGCGGGCGGTGGATCGCGTCGGCGACGACTACCCCGTGCTCGCGGTGCCGGGCAAGCCGCAGCTCAAGGCCAACCCCGCCGTGGACGAGCAGCTGCGCTACGCGCCGCGCAAGGTGGACCTGATCAACCTCGAGGCGAACCGTTTCGAGACCGTGTCCATCGAGCAGCTGGTCCGCGAGCTGGGCGACGAGACCCCCGGCCTCGAGCTGGTCTACTCGCTGTACAAGGGCGATCGCCTGCAGCGCATCGTCCCGCTGCTCTTCGACCCGAGCACCCAGGACGCCGTGCCCACCTTCGCCGGCCTGCTCGAGACGACACCCTTCCTGACGCACGTCAAGAACATGCTCGACATCCTCGCCGAGAAGCTGGGCACGCCCATCGACATGGAGTTCGCGCACGACGGCGAGCGCTTCTACCTGCTTCAGTGCCGGCCGCAGAGTCACGTCGCCGAGGACGGCCCGGCGCCCATCCCGCGCGACCTGCCCGATGGCGACCGCATCTTCAGCGCGCGCCGCTACGTCTCCAACGGCTGGATGCCTGACCTCACCCACATCGTCTACGTGGACCCCGCCGCCTATGGCGAGCTGCCGGACCGCGAGAGCATGATCGCCGTCGGGCGCGCGGTCGGCCGCCTCAACAAGCTGCTGCCGCGGCGGCAGTTCGTGCTGATGGGCCCCGGCCGCTGGGGCAGCCGCGGCGACATCAAGCTCGGCGTACCCGTGACCTACGCGGACATCTGCCACAGCGCTATGCTCGTGGAGATCGCGCGCCGGGTCGGCGAGTACCTGCCGGACCTGTCCTTCGGCACCCACTTCTTCCAGGACCTCGTCGAGTCGCGCATCCGCTATCTGCCGCTCTATCCGGACGACGCGGGCATCGTCTTCGCCGAGGGCTTCCTGCTCGGCGCGCCCAACCTGCTCACCGCGCTGGTGCCCGAGTGCGCAGCGCTGACCGGCGTGGTGCGCGTGATCGATGTCGCTGCGGCAACCGAGGGCCGGATCCTGCGCGTGCATCTGAACGCGGACCTCGACGAGGCGCTCGGATTCCTCTGCCCGCCCGGCTGCGGACCCAAACCGGAGCCCGAGTTCGCGCCGCCCTTGCTCCCTCATGGCGACGACCACTGGCAATGGCGCCGCCGCATGGCGGAGCGCCTGGCCGCCAGCCTCGACGCCGGGCGCTTCGGCGTGAAGGGCATCTACTTGTACGGTAGCGTCAAGAACGGCATCGCGCGCGCGGACAGCGACATCGATCTGCTCGTGCACGTCGACGCGCGGCGCCCCGAGCGCGACGAGCTGGACCTCTGGCTGGCCGCCTGGGATCAGGCCCTGACCGAGATGAACCGCCTCCGCACGGGCGTCGAGAGGGGCGGGCTGCTCGACGCGCGCATCGTCACCGACGCGGACATCGAGGCCAAGCGCGGCTACGCGGGGAAGATCGGCGCTCTGGTCGACCCGGCGCTGCCGCTGTTCGTGGCGAAGGTGTCCGGCTAG